One window of Cohnella hashimotonis genomic DNA carries:
- a CDS encoding DUF2768 family protein, with translation MDPMMKMWVSFVGIGLMVLSAVLIMLARAKTKGALRFGLSFVAFVMLLVGMACGLISII, from the coding sequence ATGGATCCGATGATGAAAATGTGGGTGTCGTTCGTCGGCATCGGACTGATGGTTCTGTCGGCGGTGCTGATCATGCTCGCCAGGGCGAAGACCAAGGGCGCGCTGCGCTTCGGGCTTTCCTTCGTCGCCTTCGTTATGCTGCTTGTCGGTATGGCATGCGGACTTATATCGATTATTTGA
- a CDS encoding nitroreductase family protein, translating into MTMDAIVRDHFLSAVRHRRSFYGISDEAIVPDERIEEIIKEAVKYTPSSFNSQSARIVLLLKQEHKKFWNITTETLRKVVADPEQFKATQEKMSAFAAGYGTVLFFEDQTVIESLQQQFASYKDNFPKWSAHSSGMHQFVIWTALETEGFGASLQHYNPLVDEEVKRTWRLPDSWSLIAQMPFGKPIAQPGEKTFKPLEERIKIFK; encoded by the coding sequence ATGACGATGGATGCGATCGTCCGCGATCACTTTCTGAGTGCCGTCAGACACCGCCGCAGCTTTTACGGCATCAGCGACGAAGCCATCGTTCCGGACGAACGGATCGAAGAGATCATCAAGGAAGCGGTCAAGTATACGCCGTCTTCGTTTAACTCTCAAAGCGCCAGAATCGTACTGCTGCTCAAGCAGGAACACAAGAAATTTTGGAACATAACGACAGAGACGCTTCGCAAAGTCGTCGCCGATCCCGAGCAATTCAAAGCGACGCAAGAGAAGATGAGCGCTTTCGCTGCAGGGTACGGCACGGTGCTGTTTTTTGAGGACCAGACCGTTATCGAAAGCCTGCAGCAGCAGTTCGCGTCCTACAAGGACAACTTCCCGAAGTGGTCGGCGCATTCCTCCGGCATGCATCAGTTTGTCATCTGGACGGCGCTCGAGACCGAGGGCTTCGGCGCATCCCTGCAGCATTACAATCCGCTCGTCGACGAAGAGGTCAAACGGACCTGGAGGTTGCCCGACAGCTGGTCCTTGATCGCTCAAATGCCGTTCGGCAAACCGATCGCGCAGCCGGGGGAGAAGACGTTCAAACCGCTGGAAGAAAGAATCAAGATTTTTAAATAA
- a CDS encoding sugar ABC transporter ATP-binding protein → MNVFGELAMTNITKSFAGVSALGGVDFTLRPGEVHALLGANGAGKSTLMKILSGAYAADGGTIQIGDRKLSIASPADAKAEGIHCVYQEVDTSLVPHLTVAENMMLDRIATGKGSIWMNWSALSREAEAVLERIGSRIPVKRRADELTLAEKQIVLIARLLVQEAKFVILDEPTAPLSLEEADRLFGIMDELKKQGIGIVFISHRLPEVKQVSDRITVMRDGKVVLTEPATKVETGDIVRAMLGRSFEEEYPKSTVPIGETLFEVEDIAAGHRVRGVSLSVRRGEIVAVVGLVGAGKTELSRLLFGADAADRGRVKIAGKTVKSASPADAVRAGIALVPEERRKEGILVGSSVLHNLSLPILKQLSGALGFLSRLSERRHAEGMIGQLGIRTASSGQLVGYLSGGNQQKVAIGKWMATDAEVFMFDEPTKGVDVGAKRDIFRIIGELAAAGKGVLYLTCEFAEALGLADRILVMCDGAIVKHFDRDGVTMEELLYYASAGKEDLA, encoded by the coding sequence ATGAACGTCTTCGGCGAGCTTGCGATGACGAACATCACGAAGTCGTTCGCCGGCGTCAGCGCGCTCGGCGGCGTAGATTTTACGCTGCGCCCGGGAGAAGTGCACGCCCTGCTCGGCGCGAACGGCGCCGGCAAAAGCACGCTGATGAAAATATTGTCCGGCGCTTATGCCGCGGACGGCGGCACGATCCAGATCGGAGATCGGAAGCTGTCGATCGCTTCGCCGGCCGACGCCAAGGCGGAAGGCATTCACTGCGTTTACCAGGAAGTCGATACGTCGCTCGTGCCTCACCTCACCGTGGCGGAAAATATGATGCTCGACCGCATCGCGACAGGCAAGGGCTCCATCTGGATGAACTGGTCCGCCCTCAGCCGGGAGGCGGAAGCGGTGCTCGAACGGATCGGCTCGCGAATCCCGGTCAAGCGCAGGGCGGACGAGCTTACGCTGGCGGAGAAGCAGATCGTGCTGATCGCCAGGCTCCTCGTGCAGGAGGCCAAATTCGTTATACTTGACGAGCCTACGGCGCCGCTTAGCCTAGAAGAGGCGGACCGGCTCTTCGGCATTATGGACGAGCTGAAAAAACAGGGCATCGGCATCGTTTTTATCTCGCATCGGCTGCCCGAAGTCAAACAGGTCAGCGACCGGATCACCGTCATGCGCGACGGCAAGGTCGTGCTGACCGAGCCGGCAACCAAGGTTGAGACCGGAGATATTGTCAGGGCGATGCTCGGCCGCAGCTTCGAGGAGGAATATCCGAAGTCGACGGTTCCGATCGGAGAGACTTTATTCGAGGTCGAGGACATCGCGGCGGGACACCGAGTCAGGGGAGTGAGCTTAAGCGTCAGGCGAGGCGAGATCGTAGCGGTCGTCGGCCTCGTAGGCGCGGGCAAGACGGAGCTCTCGCGGCTGCTGTTCGGCGCGGACGCCGCCGATCGAGGCCGGGTTAAAATTGCCGGCAAGACGGTAAAGTCAGCGTCGCCGGCGGACGCCGTCCGAGCGGGCATAGCTCTCGTGCCGGAAGAGCGTCGCAAGGAGGGCATCCTGGTCGGCTCGTCGGTCCTTCACAACCTGAGCTTGCCGATTTTGAAGCAGCTCAGCGGCGCTCTTGGCTTTCTCTCCCGTCTTTCGGAGCGGCGGCATGCGGAAGGCATGATCGGGCAGCTGGGCATCCGCACGGCCTCGAGCGGCCAGCTCGTCGGCTATTTAAGCGGGGGCAATCAGCAGAAGGTCGCGATCGGCAAATGGATGGCGACCGATGCCGAAGTGTTTATGTTCGACGAGCCGACCAAAGGCGTGGACGTCGGCGCGAAGCGCGACATCTTCCGCATCATCGGGGAGCTGGCCGCTGCGGGCAAGGGCGTTCTTTATCTGACCTGCGAATTCGCCGAGGCGCTGGGGCTCGCGGACCGAATTCTCGTGATGTGCGACGGCGCGATCGTCAAGCATTTCGACCGTGACGGCGTCACGATGGAAGAGCTTCTTTATTACGCGAGCGCAGGCAAGGAGGATCTGGCGTGA
- a CDS encoding ABC transporter permease: MNNRLLQFSYKYGALIFIGLVILFFSLRNEYFFTYSNLVDILRSISILTFVAIGVTISLTVDGFDLSVGSTVSLTTVATATMMIWYELPLAVVLIVPLLIGAVVGLLNAFLIVKVRIPDLLATLAVMYIVSGIHKTYTKGYSIYNNMQFQDGTKAPGVMNPDFLWIGQGKLFGVPFPVILMILAVIGAHVFLKYTRFGRQTTMTGGNEEAARLSGVRVRRVRAWAYVASGVFAAIGGILYTARVGSGQIDAGAPMLMDAVAAVFVGYSVFGAGRPNIIGTFVGAVLTGILINGLTMLHVQYYTTDIIKGAVLVLALTVTFVHLSRRKA, from the coding sequence GTGAACAACCGGCTGTTGCAATTTTCGTACAAATACGGCGCTCTTATTTTCATCGGGCTCGTCATCTTGTTTTTTTCGCTGCGCAACGAATACTTTTTCACGTATTCGAATCTTGTGGACATTTTGCGCTCGATCTCGATTCTTACTTTCGTGGCGATCGGCGTGACGATTTCGCTAACGGTGGACGGCTTCGACTTGTCCGTCGGCTCGACCGTATCGTTGACGACGGTCGCAACCGCCACGATGATGATCTGGTACGAACTGCCGCTGGCGGTCGTGCTGATCGTGCCCCTGCTCATCGGAGCCGTCGTAGGCCTGCTTAACGCCTTTCTGATCGTCAAGGTCCGGATTCCCGACCTGTTGGCTACCTTGGCGGTCATGTACATCGTCAGCGGCATTCACAAGACGTATACGAAGGGTTATTCGATTTACAACAACATGCAGTTCCAGGACGGCACCAAGGCGCCTGGCGTCATGAACCCCGACTTTCTTTGGATCGGCCAAGGCAAGCTGTTCGGCGTTCCCTTCCCGGTCATTTTAATGATTCTGGCGGTTATCGGCGCGCATGTGTTTCTTAAATACACGCGCTTCGGCCGACAGACGACGATGACCGGCGGCAACGAGGAGGCTGCGCGTCTGTCCGGCGTCCGGGTTCGCCGCGTCCGCGCATGGGCTTACGTCGCTTCGGGCGTCTTCGCGGCCATCGGCGGCATATTGTACACCGCACGCGTCGGATCCGGACAGATCGACGCCGGAGCGCCGATGCTAATGGATGCCGTCGCGGCCGTGTTCGTCGGCTATTCCGTTTTCGGAGCGGGCCGTCCGAATATCATCGGGACTTTCGTAGGGGCCGTCCTGACGGGCATTTTGATTAACGGTCTGACGATGCTGCACGTTCAATACTACACCACGGATATCATCAAAGGGGCCGTTCTCGTTCTCGCGCTGACCGTCACTTTCGTGCATTTAAGCCGCCGCAAGGCGTAA
- a CDS encoding stage VI sporulation protein F, protein MDKKISKDVINSVSKKTGKPVSEASLKKIAQKVSPDIMQSEAQLRQLIKQVSSTAGVPVSEETIKEIVGAVKKSGFNIGNLEGLMKMMLKK, encoded by the coding sequence ATGGACAAGAAGATCTCCAAGGATGTTATTAATTCGGTAAGCAAAAAGACGGGGAAGCCCGTATCGGAAGCGTCGCTCAAAAAAATCGCGCAAAAGGTGTCCCCGGACATCATGCAAAGCGAAGCGCAACTCCGCCAGCTGATCAAGCAGGTATCGAGCACAGCGGGCGTGCCCGTGTCGGAGGAGACGATCAAGGAGATCGTCGGCGCAGTCAAAAAGAGCGGTTTTAACATCGGCAATCTTGAAGGACTTATGAAAATGATGCTTAAAAAATAA
- a CDS encoding 2Fe-2S iron-sulfur cluster-binding protein, translated as MLTLKGRTIEARTEPRIGATLLELALGAGVDWQFNCSRGTCARCRCLVTEGGELLEASTDAEWDRLGPDELDAGYRLGCQARVETAGTIAAVNRTYF; from the coding sequence ATGCTTACGCTTAAAGGTAGAACGATCGAAGCGCGCACGGAACCGCGAATCGGCGCTACGCTGCTGGAGCTCGCGCTCGGCGCCGGCGTCGATTGGCAGTTCAATTGCTCGAGGGGCACATGCGCGCGCTGCCGCTGCCTCGTCACGGAAGGCGGCGAGCTTCTCGAGGCGTCTACAGACGCCGAATGGGACCGGCTTGGACCGGACGAGCTGGATGCGGGTTATCGCCTCGGCTGTCAGGCGCGCGTCGAGACGGCGGGCACGATCGCGGCCGTCAACCGGACGTACTTCTAA
- a CDS encoding sugar ABC transporter substrate-binding protein, whose product MALVLLLAACGNKNNNNGASSGSASASPSASASEPASPSASDAGGDAEALKGKKIALIMRLNTGTFSAQYVDGVKKQVEKFGGQLTVIPSDNKLDVMATNLDAAVTQKYDGILLDHGDAGALTAGVDKAIAAGIPVVAFDSGLTNAGVTSIAQNDQKMAEQTLEALSKDSGGKGTIVKIWVAGFPPMESRQIAYKAFLDANPDIKELAAFGTADGAQLDAQTRTEAILKQYPEKGSITAIWAAWDEFAKGAANAVKQAGRDEIKIYGIDLSDEDLALIQDPTSPWVASAAVDPASIGQVQVRYLYQKLHGDETPPTVQLDSVYVSRDALPTDKKVTTADLSQYVDGWGASDTGNTDYLKALEQSVGAK is encoded by the coding sequence ATGGCGCTTGTTCTGCTCCTGGCCGCTTGCGGCAACAAAAATAATAACAATGGCGCATCCAGCGGCTCGGCATCGGCATCGCCGTCCGCTTCGGCTTCCGAGCCTGCATCGCCTTCCGCGTCCGACGCCGGCGGAGACGCAGAAGCGCTTAAGGGCAAGAAGATCGCGCTCATCATGCGCTTGAACACGGGAACGTTCTCCGCGCAGTACGTCGACGGCGTTAAGAAGCAAGTCGAGAAATTCGGCGGACAGTTGACCGTCATTCCTTCCGACAACAAGCTGGACGTTATGGCGACCAACCTTGACGCAGCCGTCACCCAGAAGTACGACGGCATCCTGCTCGACCACGGGGACGCCGGCGCATTGACGGCAGGCGTCGACAAGGCGATTGCAGCCGGCATCCCTGTCGTGGCGTTCGACTCCGGTCTGACCAATGCAGGCGTCACGAGCATCGCGCAGAACGACCAGAAGATGGCCGAGCAAACCCTCGAAGCGCTCTCCAAGGATTCGGGCGGCAAAGGCACCATCGTTAAAATCTGGGTCGCAGGCTTCCCGCCGATGGAGTCCCGCCAGATTGCCTACAAGGCATTTTTGGACGCCAACCCGGACATCAAGGAACTTGCCGCATTCGGCACCGCTGACGGCGCTCAGCTCGACGCGCAGACGCGGACCGAAGCGATCCTCAAGCAATATCCGGAAAAGGGCAGCATCACCGCCATCTGGGCGGCTTGGGACGAGTTCGCCAAGGGCGCAGCCAACGCAGTCAAGCAAGCTGGTCGCGACGAGATCAAGATTTACGGCATCGACCTGAGCGACGAAGACCTCGCGCTGATTCAAGATCCGACGAGCCCGTGGGTGGCTTCCGCGGCCGTCGATCCGGCATCGATCGGTCAAGTCCAAGTCCGTTACCTGTACCAAAAGCTGCATGGCGACGAAACGCCTCCGACGGTTCAGCTCGACTCCGTGTACGTGAGCCGCGACGCGCTGCCGACGGATAAGAAAGTAACGACCGCCGATCTATCCCAATACGTGGACGGATGGGGCGCGAGCGACACCGGCAACACGGATTACCTCAAGGCGCTTGAGCAATCCGTCGGCGCCAAGTAA
- the ltrA gene encoding group II intron reverse transcriptase/maturase translates to MPSKRKWYSLIDKIWAKPNLEEAFREVKRNRGAAGIDRVTVKAYESKLEPNLEGLQLALRNKTYRSKPVKRVYIPKADGTQRPLGIPTVEDRVVQAAARRIIEPLFEAQFKDCSYGFRPGRSAHMALANIRKDLEAGYRYVIDADLKSYFDTIPHEKLIEKVRETIVDGSVLRLLESFLKAGIMEGGSFHLNETGTPQGGVISPLLANIYLHPLDEAMTARGHRMTRYADDFVICCKTAKGAERVLNSVVGLLEREMGLIIHPEKTKIVNSYKETFVFLGHAFKPGKRMVPSEKAMKRFKERVKEITRRNQTVKVEQIVKKRLNPYLRGWGNYFGTGDVLSRFRGLDAWIRRRIRAVQLRSWKKIRKLHREMRRRGWDNKDMPGLRMTAWRSSHSTYAQYAMPNEWFAEIGLCSLLERSQELRPQRG, encoded by the coding sequence GTGCCAAGCAAACGCAAATGGTACAGCCTCATCGACAAGATTTGGGCGAAGCCAAACCTGGAGGAAGCGTTCCGGGAGGTCAAGCGAAACCGCGGAGCGGCAGGGATCGATCGCGTGACCGTAAAGGCATACGAATCGAAGCTGGAGCCTAATCTAGAGGGGCTTCAGCTGGCGCTGCGAAACAAGACTTACCGGTCTAAGCCGGTAAAACGCGTGTATATCCCGAAAGCTGACGGGACGCAAAGACCGCTGGGCATTCCTACCGTGGAAGACCGAGTCGTGCAAGCGGCGGCAAGGCGTATCATAGAACCCCTATTCGAAGCGCAGTTCAAGGACTGCAGCTATGGATTCCGGCCGGGAAGAAGCGCGCATATGGCGCTGGCCAACATCCGCAAGGATCTGGAAGCAGGCTACCGGTACGTGATCGACGCCGACCTGAAGTCATACTTTGACACCATCCCGCATGAGAAGCTCATTGAAAAGGTGAGAGAGACCATCGTGGACGGCAGTGTACTGCGGTTGCTGGAGAGCTTCCTGAAGGCCGGGATCATGGAAGGCGGCAGCTTCCACCTGAACGAGACGGGGACGCCGCAGGGCGGGGTGATTAGTCCGCTTTTAGCGAACATCTATCTGCATCCGCTGGACGAAGCGATGACGGCGCGCGGACACCGAATGACGCGATATGCAGACGACTTCGTCATCTGTTGCAAAACGGCAAAAGGCGCTGAGCGTGTACTGAATTCGGTCGTGGGACTGCTGGAACGCGAGATGGGACTTATCATACACCCGGAGAAAACGAAAATCGTAAACAGCTACAAGGAAACATTCGTATTCCTGGGTCATGCGTTCAAGCCGGGAAAACGGATGGTGCCGTCGGAAAAAGCGATGAAGCGATTCAAAGAACGGGTGAAGGAGATCACGCGAAGAAACCAGACGGTGAAGGTCGAGCAGATCGTGAAGAAGCGACTAAACCCATACTTGCGGGGATGGGGGAACTACTTTGGGACGGGAGATGTGTTGAGCCGATTCCGAGGACTGGATGCCTGGATTCGAAGACGAATACGGGCCGTGCAACTAAGGAGTTGGAAGAAAATTCGCAAACTCCACCGGGAAATGAGGAGACGGGGATGGGACAATAAAGATATGCCCGGACTCCGAATGACGGCCTGGCGGAGCTCGCATTCCACCTATGCCCAATACGCAATGCCAAACGAATGGTTTGCCGAAATCGGACTATGCAGTTTGCTTGAGCGAAGCCAAGAACTGCGTCCCCAACGGGGATAA
- a CDS encoding NAD(P)H-dependent glycerol-3-phosphate dehydrogenase, producing MASSQVTVLVAGSWGTALACVLADNGHEVTVWTRGAAQAEEINESHTNRKYLEDTELPQSLRATTDMAEALRDADAVVFVAPSSAMREVAQAAAAHLKPESLIVHATKGFETGSLKRMSQVLSEELKRPEGSIVVLSGPSHAEEVVLRLPTTVVVAASELKQAEAAQDLFINDAYFRVYTNPDYIGAETAGAIKNIIGLGAGLSDGLGFGINAKSALVTRGLAEIGRLGSAMGAHMLTFAGLAGVGDLIATCTSRHSRNYRAGELLAQGLGYEEVQERIGMVVEGVRTTLAASKLAVQYGVEMPITAQLHAVLFEGKPPLQAVEALMGRVRTHEIEETVLFNRT from the coding sequence ATGGCATCTAGCCAAGTTACGGTCCTGGTAGCCGGCAGCTGGGGCACGGCGCTGGCTTGCGTGCTCGCGGACAACGGTCACGAGGTAACAGTATGGACGCGCGGTGCCGCCCAAGCGGAAGAGATCAACGAATCTCATACGAATCGCAAATATTTGGAGGATACGGAGCTGCCCCAATCGCTTCGTGCGACGACGGATATGGCCGAGGCGCTCCGCGATGCGGACGCCGTCGTGTTCGTGGCGCCGTCTTCGGCCATGCGAGAGGTTGCGCAAGCGGCCGCGGCACATCTCAAGCCGGAATCGCTCATCGTTCATGCGACCAAAGGCTTTGAGACGGGCAGTTTAAAACGAATGTCCCAAGTGCTCTCCGAAGAGTTGAAACGCCCTGAAGGCTCCATCGTCGTCCTATCCGGACCAAGCCATGCCGAAGAAGTCGTGCTGCGGCTGCCCACGACTGTCGTCGTGGCTGCCAGCGAGCTTAAGCAAGCGGAAGCTGCTCAGGATTTGTTTATTAACGATGCCTACTTCCGCGTCTATACGAATCCCGATTACATCGGCGCAGAGACGGCCGGCGCCATCAAAAACATTATCGGTCTCGGCGCAGGGCTTTCTGACGGTCTTGGCTTCGGAATCAACGCCAAGTCCGCGCTTGTGACGCGCGGGCTTGCCGAGATCGGACGTCTGGGATCCGCGATGGGCGCGCATATGCTCACTTTTGCCGGCCTCGCTGGCGTCGGAGACTTGATCGCCACTTGTACGAGCAGACACAGCCGCAACTATCGCGCCGGGGAGCTGCTCGCGCAGGGGCTTGGTTATGAAGAGGTTCAAGAACGAATCGGGATGGTCGTCGAAGGCGTGCGTACGACGCTGGCAGCCTCGAAGCTCGCCGTTCAGTACGGTGTCGAGATGCCGATCACGGCGCAGCTTCATGCCGTTCTGTTCGAAGGCAAGCCGCCGCTGCAAGCGGTAGAAGCGCTCATGGGAAGAGTGCGCACGCATGAGATCGAGGAGACCGTTCTTTTTAACCGTACATAG
- the plsY gene encoding glycerol-3-phosphate 1-O-acyltransferase PlsY, which translates to MLPAVIAVVVSYLLGSVSFSILFARWLRKIDIRQHGSGNAGATNTLRVLGKGPAIAVFLLDIAKGLAAVALGQAIAGEQGSWLAVACGLASIAGHNWPLYFRFKGGKGIATTVGALIYMAPLPVVAAGIVAIVLIVITRYVSLGSMVFASLVPIVLGLAGEIGPVFWGALVLALLAIVRHRKNIVKLMNGTENKIGAKKKEDSHGI; encoded by the coding sequence TTGCTGCCAGCCGTCATCGCCGTAGTCGTCAGTTATTTGCTCGGCTCCGTTTCCTTCAGCATCCTTTTTGCCCGTTGGCTCCGCAAGATCGATATTCGCCAGCATGGAAGCGGCAATGCCGGCGCGACAAATACGCTTCGCGTGCTCGGCAAGGGACCGGCGATCGCCGTCTTCCTGCTCGACATCGCCAAAGGCCTCGCTGCCGTCGCCCTCGGTCAAGCGATCGCCGGGGAGCAAGGCTCCTGGCTTGCGGTCGCTTGCGGTCTGGCTTCGATCGCCGGGCACAATTGGCCGCTTTATTTCCGCTTCAAGGGCGGGAAGGGCATTGCGACAACCGTCGGCGCACTCATTTACATGGCGCCGCTGCCTGTCGTCGCCGCGGGCATCGTAGCTATTGTCCTAATCGTTATTACGCGTTATGTTTCGCTCGGATCGATGGTGTTCGCCTCGCTGGTGCCTATTGTTCTCGGCTTGGCCGGCGAGATCGGCCCGGTTTTTTGGGGAGCGCTCGTACTGGCGCTGCTGGCGATTGTCCGGCATCGCAAAAATATCGTCAAGCTGATGAACGGTACCGAGAACAAAATCGGCGCCAAGAAGAAGGAGGATTCGCATGGCATCTAG
- a CDS encoding 2Fe-2S iron-sulfur cluster-binding protein: MGDKGGCEVEFGPEGQTVNVRAGTTLLEAARRAKAPVRTRCGGVAGCLMCKVDVPLAHREALSPPTEAERRKLGPLLEQGVRLSCQSRIRRSLRVEVPEDPLKAAVRRQLERQQSDDLW; this comes from the coding sequence ATGGGCGATAAAGGCGGCTGCGAGGTCGAATTCGGGCCGGAGGGGCAGACTGTGAACGTAAGAGCCGGCACGACGCTGCTCGAAGCGGCCAGGCGGGCCAAGGCGCCCGTACGCACGCGGTGCGGGGGCGTCGCCGGCTGCTTGATGTGCAAGGTCGATGTGCCGCTTGCCCACAGGGAAGCGCTCTCTCCCCCGACGGAGGCGGAGCGTCGCAAGCTTGGACCGCTGCTCGAGCAGGGCGTAAGGCTGTCTTGCCAGTCCCGGATCCGGCGTTCCCTTCGGGTCGAGGTTCCGGAAGATCCGCTAAAGGCGGCCGTCCGCCGGCAGCTTGAGCGACAGCAATCGGACGATTTATGGTAA
- the spoIVA gene encoding stage IV sporulation protein A, producing the protein MEKVDIFKDIAERTGGDIYLGVVGAVRTGKSTFIKRFVETVVLPNIAHEADRVRAVDELPQSAAGRTIMTTEPKFVPNNAVQIKVGEGLEVNVRLVDCVGYAVEGAKGYEDENGPRMITTPWFEEAIPFQEAAEIGTRKVIQEHSTLGVVVTTDGTIAEIPRSSYVEAEERVIAELKEVGKPFVLIVNSTRPKSEEALALRAELAAKYDIPAITLSVASMGEDEVLGVLREVLYEFPVHEVNVNLPSWVMVLQEQHWLRSSYENSVRDTVRDIRRLRDVDRVVSQFLEYDFVDRAGLSGLNMGQGVAEIDLYAPDELYDRILQEVVGTEIRGKDHLLQLMQEFSHAKREYDRFAEALEMVKTTGYGIAAPTLAEMQLDEPELIRQGSRFGVRLKATAPSIHLIRVDVESEFAPIIGTEKQSEELVRYLMQDFEKDPIKIWDSDIFGRSLHSIVREGIQGKIAMMPDNARYKLQETLGRIINEGSGGLIAIIL; encoded by the coding sequence GTGGAAAAAGTGGATATTTTCAAAGATATCGCCGAACGTACGGGCGGCGACATCTACCTCGGGGTCGTCGGCGCCGTCCGGACAGGCAAATCGACCTTTATCAAGCGATTCGTGGAAACGGTCGTGCTGCCGAACATCGCACATGAAGCCGATCGCGTCAGGGCGGTCGACGAGCTGCCGCAAAGCGCGGCGGGCCGTACGATCATGACGACGGAGCCCAAGTTCGTACCGAACAACGCCGTTCAGATCAAGGTCGGCGAAGGCCTCGAGGTCAATGTGCGGCTAGTCGATTGCGTCGGCTACGCGGTCGAGGGCGCCAAAGGCTACGAGGACGAAAACGGTCCTCGCATGATTACGACGCCCTGGTTCGAGGAAGCGATTCCGTTCCAGGAAGCGGCGGAAATCGGCACGCGGAAGGTGATCCAGGAGCATTCGACCCTGGGCGTCGTCGTGACGACCGACGGTACGATCGCGGAAATTCCGCGCAGCTCCTATGTCGAGGCGGAGGAACGCGTCATTGCGGAGCTTAAGGAGGTCGGCAAGCCGTTCGTGCTGATCGTCAACTCGACGAGGCCGAAAAGCGAAGAAGCGCTGGCGCTTCGCGCAGAGCTTGCCGCCAAATACGATATTCCGGCGATCACGCTGAGCGTGGCGTCGATGGGCGAGGATGAAGTGCTGGGCGTGCTCCGCGAGGTGCTCTACGAGTTCCCCGTTCACGAAGTCAACGTCAACCTGCCGAGCTGGGTCATGGTTCTGCAGGAGCAGCACTGGCTGCGGTCGAGCTACGAAAATTCGGTCCGCGACACCGTCCGCGACATTCGACGTCTGCGCGACGTGGACCGCGTCGTTTCGCAGTTCCTCGAATACGACTTCGTCGACCGCGCCGGTCTCAGCGGTCTCAACATGGGCCAGGGCGTCGCCGAGATCGACTTGTACGCGCCGGACGAATTGTACGACCGCATTCTGCAGGAGGTCGTCGGCACGGAGATCCGGGGCAAAGACCATTTGCTGCAGTTGATGCAGGAGTTCTCCCACGCTAAGCGGGAGTACGATCGCTTCGCCGAGGCGCTCGAGATGGTGAAGACGACCGGCTACGGCATCGCGGCGCCGACGCTCGCGGAGATGCAGCTCGACGAGCCGGAGCTCATCCGGCAGGGCTCGCGCTTCGGCGTCCGGCTCAAGGCGACCGCGCCTTCGATCCATCTGATCCGCGTCGACGTCGAATCGGAGTTCGCGCCGATCATCGGTACGGAAAAGCAGAGCGAGGAGCTCGTCCGCTACCTGATGCAGGACTTCGAGAAGGATCCGATCAAGATCTGGGATTCCGACATTTTCGGTCGCTCGCTGCACTCCATCGTACGGGAAGGCATCCAGGGCAAGATTGCGATGATGCCCGACAACGCCCGCTACAAGCTGCAGGAAACGCTGGGCCGCATCATCAACGAAGGCTCGGGCGGACTCATCGCCATTATCCTATAA
- a CDS encoding HU family DNA-binding protein, with translation MNKTELIAKVSELADLSKKDATSAVDAVFDVISEALQSGDKVQLVGFGNFEVRERSARKGRNPQTGDEIEIPAGKIPAFKPGKALKDGIK, from the coding sequence TTGAACAAGACCGAACTGATCGCGAAGGTTTCCGAGCTTGCCGACCTTTCCAAGAAGGACGCGACATCCGCGGTGGACGCCGTATTCGACGTCATCTCCGAGGCGCTCCAATCCGGCGATAAGGTACAGCTCGTCGGCTTCGGCAATTTCGAAGTCCGCGAACGCTCCGCCCGCAAGGGACGGAACCCGCAGACCGGCGACGAGATCGAGATTCCGGCAGGCAAGATCCCCGCGTTCAAGCCGGGGAAGGCGCTCAAGGACGGAATTAAATAA